The following proteins are encoded in a genomic region of Natrinema sp. DC36:
- a CDS encoding heme o synthase, with the protein MATESFPRPIGTRRRFSALLTATALGVYLLLIVGATTSLTNAAASCSTWPTCHAPVDPLSQTELAIAWAHRLTAVVVGLLVTATALAAIFGDASSKVRAVLVVATLLYIVQVGVGAVTATIGPAAILPGLHLALGLVIFSGIVLALAWDLEIATGSDDDAIDSPEPLADLEEDVPTASERTLPSSRFARARLTAFAYFQMMKPRLMWLLCLVAAAGMALAAGPGLEIYTIVATLGGGVLAIGASGTFNHVLERDVDQKMSRTADRPLAVDLIPVRNALAFGLGLTALSLGAFLTINRLAAALGLAAIMFYSVVYTLVLKPNTVQNTVIGGAAGALPALIGWAAVTNEIGWPGLALAGVIFLWTPAHFYNLALAYKDDYARGGFPMMPVVRGETVTRKHILYYIAATFVSTIALAWITELGALYAGTVVVFGGIFLWAAVRLHFERTEAAAFRSFHASNAFLGAVLVAILVDALAF; encoded by the coding sequence TTCCCCGCCCGATCGGCACGCGACGCCGCTTCTCCGCACTGCTCACAGCGACCGCGCTGGGCGTCTACCTGCTGTTGATCGTCGGCGCGACGACGTCGCTGACGAACGCGGCCGCGTCGTGCTCGACGTGGCCGACCTGTCACGCACCCGTCGACCCGCTGAGCCAGACCGAGCTCGCCATCGCGTGGGCCCACCGACTCACGGCCGTCGTCGTCGGCCTGCTCGTCACCGCGACGGCCCTCGCCGCGATATTCGGAGACGCCTCGAGTAAGGTCCGAGCGGTGCTGGTCGTCGCCACCCTCCTCTACATCGTTCAGGTCGGCGTCGGGGCCGTCACCGCGACGATCGGCCCCGCTGCGATCCTCCCTGGACTCCACCTCGCGCTCGGCCTCGTGATCTTCTCGGGGATCGTCCTCGCACTCGCGTGGGACCTCGAGATCGCGACCGGGAGCGACGACGATGCCATCGACTCACCGGAACCGCTTGCGGACCTCGAAGAGGACGTTCCGACCGCGTCCGAGCGCACGCTGCCCTCGAGTCGTTTCGCTCGCGCCCGACTCACCGCCTTCGCCTACTTCCAGATGATGAAACCGCGGCTGATGTGGCTGCTCTGCCTCGTCGCTGCCGCCGGCATGGCGCTGGCGGCCGGCCCCGGACTCGAGATCTATACCATCGTCGCGACGCTCGGCGGCGGCGTCCTCGCGATCGGTGCCTCGGGGACGTTCAACCACGTCCTCGAGCGCGACGTCGACCAGAAGATGTCCCGCACCGCGGATCGACCGCTGGCGGTCGACCTGATCCCGGTTCGAAACGCGCTCGCGTTCGGACTCGGGCTGACCGCGCTGTCGCTCGGAGCGTTTCTGACGATCAATCGGCTCGCGGCGGCGCTCGGACTTGCCGCGATCATGTTCTACAGCGTCGTCTACACACTGGTACTCAAACCGAACACGGTCCAGAACACCGTCATCGGCGGCGCTGCGGGCGCGCTTCCCGCGCTGATCGGCTGGGCGGCCGTGACGAACGAGATCGGCTGGCCCGGGCTCGCGCTCGCGGGCGTCATCTTCCTCTGGACGCCGGCGCACTTCTACAACCTCGCGCTGGCGTACAAGGACGACTACGCTCGCGGCGGCTTTCCCATGATGCCGGTCGTCCGGGGCGAGACCGTCACCCGCAAACACATCCTCTACTACATCGCCGCGACGTTCGTGAGCACGATCGCCCTGGCGTGGATCACCGAACTCGGCGCGCTGTACGCCGGCACGGTCGTCGTCTTCGGCGGGATTTTCCTCTGGGCCGCCGTTCGCCTCCACTTCGAACGGACCGAGGCCGCCGCGTTCCGGTCGTTCCACGCCTCGAACGCGTTCCTCGGTGCGGTGCTCGTCGCGATCCTCGTGGACGCGCTCGCGTTCTGA